In Ptychodera flava strain L36383 chromosome 17, AS_Pfla_20210202, whole genome shotgun sequence, one genomic interval encodes:
- the LOC139115684 gene encoding three-prime repair exonuclease 1-like, translating to MSLKRKDGSDNESETEETRKVPRMAELSLPSLQLERTGAVSSIQTFVFIDFEATGLPDSAGNWPDITELAMVAVSRRAILGNTNNGDVPRIRDKLTLCLRPDKDLSSNAERMSGLTKSMLTDHAKKPMNSDVDGALRYFLRRQEAPVCLVSHAGDRMDFPLLRNELEKVSGTWDRLYTADSLMFFQDNLPRQQGKTLQGLCQRYLHFEPNHDAESDAVGLLRLLTLPTFSQKFLDWVQRKKKQF from the exons ATGTCCCTGAAACGCAAAGACGGTTCTGATAAC GAAAGCGAGACCGAAGAAACTCGGAAGGTACCGAGGATGGCCGAGTTATCATTGCCATCACTCCAACTTGAGCGCACGGGAGCAGTTTCATCAATTCAAACGTTCGTATTTATCGACTTTGAAGCGACCGGCTTGCCAGATTCTGCCGGCAACTGGCCTGATATCACTGAGCTGGCCATGGTTGCTGTCTCGCGCAGAGCAATACTGGGAAACACCAACAATGGAGACGTTCCTCGCATCAGGGACAAGCTGACGCTGTGTCTGAGACCAGACAAGGACCTGTCGTCAAACGCGGAAAGAATGAGTGGGCTGACCAAATCGATGCTGACGGATCACGCCAAGAAGCCAATGAATTCGGATGTCGACGGGGCGTTGCGGTATTTCCTACGTCGACAGGAGGCTCCCGTGTGCCTGGTCTCTCACGCCGGAGATCGGATGGACTTCCCGCTGTTACGAAATGAGCTGGAGAAAGTTAGCGGCACCTGGGATAGGCTCTACACAGCAGACAGTTTGATGTTCTTTCAGGACAACCTGCCAAGACAACAAGGGAAGACCCTCCAAGGTCTTTGCCAACGATATCTGCACTTCGAACCAAACCATGACGCCGAGAGCGACGCCGTGGGCCTTCTAAGATTGCTGACCTTGCCAACTTTCTCGCAGAAGTTTCTCGATTGGgtgcagagaaagaaaaaacaattttga